The sequence tttagtaacgtacgttctcatttaattattgcatttttgaaagaattgaatttattgactgacatgtaaataaataagtattttatgattggaagttgaattagcaactgagattgttagtggctgtatcctcgaagggggttgaagtaccgtaaaattattgtcctcctgagagggtacgtaagtcccaaaacgatttaagtcagattcaatctttcacttttttaatcgtagaatatgtgtcattttaatttgtggctaatctagcatacagtcgccaacagctgaggggatggtgtaaatccagccagggacaatgcaggtagcagaggtactgtaagtccccatggtccctggtatggtgatctaccctctgttgttggcgatccatggcctgtttttatattttattgtccaaataatgatactgttatatttttatttaagtttccacactagttttaatattaactgtgatagtctagtggttttactgtccttcgtagacagggtgttcataatatgcctatatattcttttttgtcatgcatgttctcgtcacgatatggctgcaatattgccgatgtgacgttaaatattaactcactcactcactcagaattcGAGAGATTCTCAGAACAAAATTGTCACAGAATTGTTTCAAGACAGACGACGTTTACGTCCAATCACTCATGTTTacactcatttcacaatttACTTACCTGATCATGCGAGGTtcgaaacacaaaacatgacaaaggGTCTGAATTCAACAAATTTAATTTATGATCaccaagaagaaaaaaaagacaTCACATGAATCGTGACAGACATGAACGGCACACACCACGCCAGCGACTGTAACGACATCTGCTCCGTCTCTGTCTATACCAACGCTGACTTCAGTGTGCACCATGTGACACCAGAAGTTTCACCACTCGCTGACGTCCATAGATTCTCGCTGTGTCGGTCACTGTCTTCCCGTTGTTGTTCCTGACGTTGACGTCCACCACGGACAGGATCAGCTTTACAATCATCAGGTCTCCATTATAATAACAGCCCACGTGAAGGGTGTTGTTACCGCCACTGATCACCAGTGGcacatcagcccctctaccCACCAGGAACTTTACCAAGTCcctgtgtccatgcagtgttgcCACAATTACCGGTGTCCAGCTGTTCCTTCCTCTACAGTTGATGTTCACGTGACCTGCTTCCAGGATCCGCTTCACTCTCTCCAGGACACCGTCCCCGATGGCAGAGAAGATGTCGCTGCCTGCTGCTGGTGATGGAGTCGCTGTAACATAAAGTAAACTATGTACACCAGGCATCTTGTCAAGcatctacaatgtttacatcatgttgatacgtGACTCGGACATTGCTACGTCAATTCAACAATTCCATCATGGCTGACAACAATCCAACATGACGTAAAAGTCTACATGTAACTTTTGGAATTACCGATTGCGTGTTTAACACATAACTGTTTGTTAGAGCCAGAATTGACATTATTTTGTGTACGACTTGAGAGTGTTGATGCTTGATGAACTTTACAAGTTCATAATGTCAGTAAAACTGTTGCTGCTAGGTTTTCCACCTACCGTGGTGATCAGAGTCATGTGTCGTCATTGGAGCCGGTAGAACCGTCGTGCTGGGTGTCAGGTCCTGACTTAATTGTTGTTGAATTCTAAATACACATCTTATGGAAGAAGTATCAAAATTTACCGGTGGGATATACGAGATATACGTATCAACGTTCGTGTTCGAGGGAGGGAATGTTATTATAAATAGATAATGAGTACAGTAACGAACCCGGATCGAATCCGGGGGTCCCCCCCGTGTcgaaagttttgttttgttttgtgtagtTTTATATCTAGTATATAGAACACGAATGCTTTTTTTGTTAGTTCGTGTTCGTTATCTCGAACACGaacgtttattttttttctgtgtaGTTTACATCTCGAACACGAACGTTTATTTTTTCTGTGTAGTTTACATCTCGAATACGAACGTTAGAAAATTTTTTGAACttgtgaaggtcaaggtcactcatttgtgtttgtttgtggcaCCTATCTTGGTTCTTTTAATCCCCATGCTGTGCTTGCTTGTTGTGCTTGCTGTAGGCCTGGCTGGTCTACTGATATTTGTGTGCTTGGAAGATTGTTGGTTTGACGCTTGGTTGGTCTGGCCAGTCTCCTGGTACGAATTTTAGATGTAGGCTTTGTTGTCTGTCGTCTTCTGTTTTTTGTTCGTTTGATGTGTTGAATTGTGCgctgtttttgtgattttctgAATACCAGAATTGTAGTGTTGGATTGAAGTTCGGGAAGAGTGGTATTCTGTTTTGTATCAGCCTTTCTACCTGTGCTCTGTAGATTATTCTTGCTTGAACGAATCCCGTGGTACTTGTCATTGTTGCTCCTGCTGTGGTGTACATTGGGTACACCATCATGCTTGCTATCGGGCAGTATTCTGGGAACTGCTAGGATAGAtttgttgttgtgtgttgtgtgtctgatcTTACTTGTACTCTCTTTCTACTCGTGTCCCAGTCTGATTGTATTTCGTAGCTGGCAGGCGTGTTTTTGGGTGCTAGTTTTTCCgagttttgttttcttagtgGTATTGGGTATTCGTGTTTTTGTTTCCATCCTGCCCTTTCGTACATTGCTCCGTTCATGATCCACTGTTTGGATGGATTTTCGTGCACGTATCCTACATCCACTTCTGGTGTTACTACGGTTGTTTCGTGGTCGTTGTATAAGTCGTATGGTATGTTCGGATCCATTTCCGTTCTTGTTGTTTTCTCGAAATCTACCTTTTCCTGGGATACCGTGTTTGAGCCACTGCTTAGGGAACGTTCCCCCTATGATCAGTCTTGGTAGTTTTGGTTATTTTTGGTCTTGAGGCATTGGTTCCGTGAATTCCTTGTTGTGTGTTCCTCGGTCGTATATGTTCTTTCTTTCGTTTTTGTACCAGGTGTCGTTTGGATCTAATTCGCCCATTCCGTTTGATATGTTTAACGGTGTTAAACTGTTGTCTTGATCCAAGTTTAGTAGCAGTTGAAAGTTTtgtggtattccttgtctgggTTGATTCATTCTCGTTCCCGGTGCCACGAAGTGTCCTTGGAATCCTGTCATTTTGAATCCCTAATTTAGCACTCTGTATTTTAGTGCCAAGTTTTCGAATTCTCTCATGTCGGCCGGTGTCATTGATGCTGCACATTTGTTGTACGGTATGTAGGATAGCGGACTTGCCCATTCTATTTTGACCGTGTCGTcgttgtttggtttgtattggTCTGGTTTTGTACCCCATGTTGCCTCCGCGTCTGTCCAGCTTTCTACTTGTTTCCAGGTCTTTCCATTGGTTACGCTTTTTGGTAGGTTGTTTTTGTAGTACTCACAGGTGCTTTCAGTGTATATCGGTATTGTCACTATGTAAGCTTTTTCGTACGTTCTTGTTACTTTTTGGAATCTTTGGTCTGGATTGTTGAAGGGTCTGTTTGCTGCTGCGTTGACGTTCGCTCCTGCCCCCCGTTCGATGTCGGTTGCTGTTGCACCGTGATCTTTTGCTCCTGTTCCtgcctgtgtttgtgtgttgcttCCTCTCATGTTGCCTGACGAATGTGGTGGATCTGGTATCTGTGGTGTCAAAGTTAAACCAGTTGGTGTTTTTGTTTCGTGGTttttatttctcagtttttgtagtttttttatttctttttgtagTTTTATTTTTGTGTCTATTTGTTTGTCGTCCAGTGTGGGATTTGGGTTTATTTGGTCGTGTATTTCTTTTAATGGCCCTTCCGCTCTTGCTACGCTGTAGTCAAAGTCTGCTGCTTTTTTTAGATTGTCTCTTATTGTACCTTCATTGTTTTTTGCCCATTTTTGTATGTTTGAtacttttttgttgtttttattactCCTTTGCCTTGTTTTTTATGAGTCGTTTTATGTTTCCTAGTTGTATAGATTGTGTAAGTATTCTGGGTTATCTACTCTTGTTGGATTGGACCAATCTGGTTTGTCTTTGTGTAATTGTATTCTTTCGTAATATCTTCTTTGTTCTTTAGTACCCTTCAACCATTTTCTGAATGATGGTGTCGGCTGTCTTTTTTCATCGTACGGGTTCGTGAATTCTGCTAATTCTATGTCTCCGTCGTTACTTATTCTTTTGGTATCCTgctcttttgtttttttatgttttcacatCTTTGTTTTACGTTTAGCCATGATTTGTTTAGTCTCTGTCTTATGGGCCATCTTGTCGAAGTTAATCCCGTGTACGGTGTTTGTGTTATGGGTGCGTTTGTTATTGGGTACCATGCTTCTCCATGCGTTTTTGGTGTTAATTCTTCCCCTTTGGCATTCCCCTCTTCTAAACCCTTGTCTGCTCCAGTTCCCGTGCGAGCTGAAGTTTTTTAACGGTTTTTTTTCTTATATTTAGTCCTATGCTCGGTCTTCTAGTTCTAACGTTTAGTCTCCCTCTCCCTCCCATCCTTCTGCCTCCTATCCTTCTACCTGTAACTTTTTTAAACTCATTTTTCAAACCTGTGACCGTTACCTGTTCGTCCAATATGGCTGCCGGAAGTCCTCTGCTAAATTGACAACGAGGTTTTAAATGGAAAcaactttttaattttttaacaagTAATTACCTCAATCTTTGATGTTACAATTCGTGTTCGAGACACGTTCGCGAACAAATGCGAAAAGTTCATTTTTAAAGTTCAATGTAACACGAAGGTATGTTTAATGCCGAACTTGTCCATCACATCGGTGGGCTCTTCCTGTTCGAGGCACTTTACGTGGTCGTGGTCCATCAGTGTTATGTAGCAGCGACAGCATTTAATCTGTCCTGAGTGGCAGCCTGTTGTTATGATCTCGTTGTTGTAGGTACAGGTTCTACATCCTTTCGTGTAGATTTCCGGTATGGTGAGCTCTTCATTTTGGTTTATTGTTGTCTCGTGTCCGGTTGTTCTTTGTTAGTGTTCGAGGAGTTGTTTTATTACCTTCGTAAAAAAGTTCTTTTCACTGTCATCGTAATCTTCCCATATTCTGTTCTTTGCTGGGCCATGATCGTCTCTGCCAAATGTCCATTGTTCGTCGAACAACTTGAGGTTTGTTATAACTTCATCTTCTTCTTGTCCGGCGGATTGGTATTCGGAACTTTCTTCATTGCCGCTTCCGCTATCTGCTGCTTCACTTCTTCCTGTTTCTGCATCATCTGGTCTGCTTCCTTGAGTGCCGTGTTGATGTTGTCTACCTCTTCCAGGTAGCATCTGAGTTTCCATAGGATGTGTTTTCTGATCGTTGTCGTTTTGTGATGTCCTTGGTCGTTTGGGTTGTTGTATTGCATCAGTATCGGGCGCGTTGAAGATATCGGCAGGAGTAAGGTCACTTTGTCTATCATTAAGATATCGTATTTCCCGCTTTCTTCTATTTCGTCCCGAGTCTGCCTGCTGGTCTTCAGTACCCAATATTCTTCGTCGAAAGCGTCGTGGTGCTGTGCCCATCTTTCTGGGAGCTTAAGTGAGCTGATCTTCCATGGGACTGGTCTCGAACCTGGAAAAAGGTGTACAGACAGGAGTATTGTGTTTCTGGTGACCCGTCGCTCAGTTCGTCGAGGTCAACAATAGTACTGTCTAGTGTATATTGAGGTATGTGTATCAATTCATTGTCAAAGCTGTCGTCCAGTATTATAtctaattcttgttttttgtttctgtcCGAGTTCGTGGAACAGTTGTATCCACATTCCCGGATGTAGTTGTTTGGTGACATGTTTTAGAAATGGTGCTTGTTTAGTTTTGTACTGGTACGTTCGTGCGTCTATGGCTGTTTTGGCTGCCGGAAAGTACTTGCTCACACTGTTGTTCGTTGTGATCAGTACTGGTGTTCGTTTAAGGAGCGCGTCACCttgggggtttttttatgtACCATTGTTTCAGCCCCTTCAAATATTAGTTTGCTTTCTTCCATGAGGGCGTCGTCAGCTATGCAGGGTTCCTCAATGATAATGAGGTTTTTGTCTATACAGTCCTGCCATACAAAATTGTATGAACTGCCCATCTTTACTTCCGCGTAGAAACGTGTAATGGGGATCGGACTAATAGGGACTTGCTACTGTTCGGCTGCCCTAACAGCAcgaatgtgttttttttgttgtgcCGCTTATTCAGCACTGCACTTATTTCTGTTAGGAATTTGTCCCTGTCCCACCCGTTGTGCTTGGCTATCTTGTTGAATATTTGTACACTTGTTTCTACTGTCTCATACTTGTTCCCGTTTTGTTGCAGTGTTCTTCCATTAACTCATCGAATGTTAAGGTTTGTGTTTGTTGACACTCTAGTGCCATCGCTTTTTGTAGCAGTGTGTTGTAGTTAGCCCCTGCGATATTCGCGACCAGTTGCGTGCTTTTCCGTTTTGATTGCATACTGTCAATATCTCTCCCTGCTGTTTTATGTTGTGGTTTTGTATGAGTTTTATCaggaactgcaagttttgggcaTTTTTGGTTTCTTTGTCGTTTTTGGGACTTCGTGTTTTTGGTTGTTGCTCATCGGGTTGTTGTTTTTGCGCTTTTTCTCTTAATTGCCGAAACCATTCCGATTCGTGCCTGACCTTTCGGGGTGGCGTGGTGACGTACCTGAGCTACCCTTCCGGGCTTCACATTTTTTGTGCATTCGGCATTCTGTTTGGGGCGAAGTTCTTTTTGCAATAATTGTTGAACTTCGTGTAAGCGTAGTTTTTTGT comes from Haliotis asinina isolate JCU_RB_2024 chromosome 13, JCU_Hal_asi_v2, whole genome shotgun sequence and encodes:
- the LOC137259582 gene encoding sex-determining protein fem-1-like, which translates into the protein MTTHDSDHHATPSPAAGSDIFSAIGDGVLERVKRILEAGHVNINCRGRNSWTPVIVATLHGHRDLVKFLVGRGADVPLVISGGNNTLHVGCYYNGDLMIVKLILSVVDVNVRNNNGKTVTDTARIYGRQRVVKLLVSHGAH